Proteins from a genomic interval of Chroococcidiopsis thermalis PCC 7203:
- a CDS encoding adenylate/guanylate cyclase domain-containing protein codes for MSHLPRSIAKYFQESIFESRCPAYFLVQDGCLVSWGGQLSLYGLHHLERGEIVEKKILFLAGLLPFRNLPIILPCIKMESGVAAEVHIFSTDEGDWILLLDASRYEHQYSILQQQGNDLSLIRQHHSRLLEQSLHDRVAANLSEELVAVLEKGDRRDVTVLLAKICSLNSSIEDYPPAEAIATLNSYISTIVQPLLDRGGIVSKGFGDAVTSLFGILPVTGSPAVRAIEAAIRVVEIVREMSQVRQVDKCIAFSVGISIVSGSLIVGITGSQNQKTLIAVGDRMAIVEQLGFQATPNAIAIDRNTYDRIGEMQTRFRRSHTISKDIASEPIPIFTFLVA; via the coding sequence ATGTCTCACCTCCCTAGATCCATAGCCAAGTACTTTCAAGAGTCAATTTTTGAAAGTCGTTGTCCGGCTTACTTTTTAGTGCAGGATGGCTGTTTAGTGAGCTGGGGAGGTCAATTATCATTGTATGGATTGCATCATCTCGAACGAGGAGAAATTGTTGAAAAAAAGATTTTATTTTTAGCGGGATTGCTACCCTTTCGGAACTTGCCAATTATCTTACCTTGCATAAAAATGGAGTCGGGAGTTGCTGCCGAGGTTCACATTTTCTCTACAGATGAAGGTGACTGGATACTATTACTGGATGCAAGTCGATACGAACATCAATACAGCATCCTTCAGCAACAAGGCAACGATTTGAGTTTAATTCGCCAACATCACTCTCGCTTGTTAGAACAAAGCCTACACGATCGCGTTGCAGCCAACTTATCTGAGGAATTAGTAGCGGTATTAGAGAAAGGCGATCGCCGAGATGTGACTGTTTTATTAGCTAAGATTTGCAGCCTCAACTCCTCGATTGAAGATTACCCACCAGCAGAAGCGATCGCCACTCTCAACTCATATATTTCCACGATCGTGCAACCGTTACTAGATCGAGGTGGGATAGTAAGTAAAGGTTTTGGGGATGCTGTGACAAGTTTGTTTGGCATACTTCCAGTGACTGGTTCGCCTGCGGTGCGTGCGATTGAAGCAGCGATCCGAGTTGTAGAAATAGTACGAGAGATGAGTCAGGTGCGGCAAGTCGATAAATGCATTGCATTTAGTGTCGGCATCAGTATTGTTTCTGGTTCCCTGATTGTGGGTATTACTGGTAGTCAGAATCAAAAAACTTTGATTGCTGTTGGCGATCGCATGGCAATTGTAGAACAGCTAGGATTTCAAGCAACTCCTAACGCGATCGCGATCGATCGCAACACATACGATCGCATCGGTGAGATGCAAACTCGCTTCAGGAGAAGTCATACTATATCTAAAGACATTGCTAGCGAACCAATCCCTATCTTTACGTTTTTAGTAGCATGA
- a CDS encoding chlorophyll a/b-binding protein produces the protein METRETRPATDVPPVAKAYNGVDRNAFIFGLNPQAELWNGRLAMIGFLAYLIWDLAGFSVLRDVLHLIGY, from the coding sequence ATGGAAACTCGTGAAACTCGTCCAGCTACAGATGTACCACCAGTTGCTAAAGCGTACAATGGCGTAGACAGAAACGCATTCATCTTTGGGTTGAATCCTCAAGCCGAGCTATGGAACGGACGTTTGGCAATGATTGGATTTCTCGCCTATTTGATTTGGGACTTAGCAGGCTTTAGCGTTCTGCGCGACGTACTACATCTCATCGGTTACTAG
- the mnmH gene encoding tRNA 2-selenouridine(34) synthase MnmH has protein sequence MPPSPIYTQQPWTETYSEIIDVRSPSEYAEDRIPGAINLPVLDDTERAEVGTIYKQINPFKARKIGAALVAKNISQHLQQHFADKGKDYRPLVYCWRGGQRSNSMAAVLAQIGWRVTVLEGGYKTYRAYVRQQLEQLPTQFTYKVLCGFTGSGKTLILRRLQQRGIQVLDLEAIANHRGSLLGEEWQLQPTPQPSQKYFESLLLQQLHKFNRDRVVWIESESNKIGKIYLPLPLWQKMKQSQCIEIQLPIDSRVAFLLREYPYLETHSEFLKTKLEKLKSRYGKQKLNYWFQLIDAGKREDIVKELLLFHYDPTYSCSIQRDYANVEKSLFMSDVSDINIEHVLNKLLSLSED, from the coding sequence ATGCCACCTTCTCCGATTTATACCCAGCAACCCTGGACAGAAACCTACAGCGAAATTATTGATGTTCGTTCCCCGAGCGAATATGCAGAAGATCGCATCCCTGGTGCTATTAATCTTCCAGTACTAGATGATACCGAACGTGCTGAAGTGGGGACGATTTATAAACAAATCAATCCTTTCAAGGCGCGTAAAATTGGTGCAGCACTAGTAGCTAAAAATATTTCTCAGCATCTCCAACAGCATTTTGCAGATAAAGGCAAAGATTACCGTCCGTTAGTCTATTGCTGGCGCGGCGGACAACGTTCTAATAGTATGGCTGCGGTACTAGCACAAATTGGTTGGCGAGTTACCGTCTTGGAAGGTGGGTATAAAACTTATCGCGCCTACGTGCGGCAACAGTTAGAGCAACTCCCAACTCAATTTACCTATAAAGTTTTATGCGGTTTTACAGGTAGCGGTAAAACGCTGATTTTACGTAGGTTACAACAGCGCGGCATCCAGGTTTTAGATTTAGAGGCGATCGCCAACCATCGCGGTTCTTTACTCGGTGAAGAATGGCAACTACAACCGACTCCTCAACCCTCACAGAAGTACTTTGAATCATTGCTCTTACAGCAATTACATAAATTCAATCGCGATCGAGTTGTATGGATAGAATCAGAAAGTAACAAAATTGGAAAAATTTATTTACCTCTACCTCTATGGCAAAAAATGAAGCAATCTCAGTGTATAGAAATTCAGCTACCTATAGATAGTAGAGTTGCATTTCTTTTAAGAGAATACCCATATTTAGAAACTCACTCTGAGTTCTTAAAAACTAAACTAGAAAAATTAAAGTCTAGATATGGAAAACAAAAATTAAACTATTGGTTTCAGTTGATCGATGCTGGAAAAAGAGAAGATATCGTTAAAGAATTACTCCTTTTTCACTACGATCCAACCTATTCTTGCTCTATACAAAGAGACTATGCCAATGTAGAAAAGTCTTTGTTTATGTCAGATGTATCCGATATCAATATTGAGCATGTTCTAAATAAGTTGCTCTCACTGTCTGAAGACTAA
- a CDS encoding sensor histidine kinase codes for MSEESIIDELFAALNVVVLERLEYDSFKLIGTAPIWFVQFYGDTDLQQQLMPGHKFPVLDNFLIDAEAFWQKHQSGRIKSGLWTETDLSGQEFYLEASAVCLNEKKILLIASNYKEHQFLLQKARENSLNYYNLLKEIQKKEVLIHCIVHDLAGQLTGIKYCFELLSLQNLNSKAQEYLNIGKKQCQKQETLIREILDAFAAEIEILEGVGNDPQQAPDALACVLEVVNALSPVFFLNQIDLRLQIDVDKTREWKVVGEKSRLERTITNLVENAYRHSPPNSAVTIGIAEEGDFMTIAVDDMGSGIEPEIATTLFQKFSQGKNRPGRIGLGLYFCRITVEQWGGSIGYKTNSQGGAQFWFRLPKVL; via the coding sequence ATGAGCGAGGAAAGCATCATAGATGAGCTATTTGCGGCACTAAATGTCGTTGTTCTAGAACGATTGGAGTATGATTCATTCAAGCTCATCGGTACTGCACCTATCTGGTTCGTACAATTTTATGGAGATACTGACTTACAACAACAGTTGATGCCGGGACATAAATTTCCCGTACTCGATAATTTTTTGATCGACGCAGAAGCCTTTTGGCAGAAACATCAATCGGGAAGAATTAAATCTGGACTGTGGACGGAAACGGACTTATCAGGACAAGAATTTTATTTAGAGGCTTCAGCAGTTTGTCTAAATGAGAAAAAAATATTATTAATTGCTTCTAATTATAAAGAGCATCAGTTTTTACTCCAAAAAGCCAGAGAAAACAGTTTAAATTACTACAATTTGTTAAAAGAAATTCAAAAAAAAGAAGTATTAATTCATTGTATCGTTCACGATCTAGCCGGACAGTTAACGGGAATCAAGTATTGTTTCGAGCTACTCTCACTCCAAAACCTTAATTCTAAAGCGCAAGAATACTTAAATATTGGTAAAAAGCAGTGTCAAAAACAAGAGACATTAATTCGAGAAATTTTAGATGCTTTTGCAGCTGAAATTGAGATTTTGGAAGGGGTGGGAAACGATCCACAACAAGCACCAGATGCGCTAGCTTGCGTTTTAGAAGTTGTGAATGCTTTATCACCAGTTTTCTTTCTCAATCAGATCGATTTACGGCTACAAATCGATGTTGATAAAACCAGAGAATGGAAAGTTGTAGGAGAAAAGTCACGTCTGGAGCGAACGATAACGAACTTGGTAGAAAACGCCTACAGGCACAGTCCACCAAACTCTGCGGTGACAATTGGGATCGCAGAAGAGGGAGATTTCATGACGATCGCAGTTGACGATATGGGTTCTGGCATAGAACCAGAAATCGCTACAACTTTATTTCAAAAGTTTTCCCAAGGCAAAAATAGACCGGGAAGAATTGGCTTAGGGCTATATTTCTGTAGAATTACAGTAGAGCAGTGGGGTGGAAGTATCGGCTATAAAACCAATTCTCAAGGGGGAGCGCAGTTCTGGTTTCGCTTACCGAAAGTGTTGTAA
- a CDS encoding aldo/keto reductase produces the protein MTDKTTRRNFLLTGAAVAGGIIGSTALQQNQTDSAQSTAQNTAAKSTGKMPERVLGRTEVKVPIFGLGGAGQTPLSWQGKEGDAVAIIEKAIALGIRYFDTAANYGPSEDYFGKVLPSYRKNIFLASKTDARDRDGAWRELERSLKRLNTDRLDLWQMHHVSFTEDLETIFGKNGAIQAVEEAKAQKLIRFAGITGHHDPNIIAEGLRRYSFDATLIPVNAADKHHPRPFLPVVLPVAREKNVGVIAMKVPAYGRLFKPGGLDGMNQALGYAMSQPGVHCCVVAAETIAQLENNVRVAQAFQPLSKQELAAIEQRTAAIWEDNTFFRAWT, from the coding sequence ATGACAGATAAGACCACTCGGCGCAATTTTTTGCTTACTGGTGCGGCTGTAGCAGGTGGAATTATTGGTAGCACGGCGCTACAACAAAATCAAACTGATAGCGCTCAGTCTACGGCACAAAATACAGCGGCTAAATCGACGGGAAAGATGCCAGAAAGGGTACTGGGACGCACAGAGGTTAAAGTTCCAATTTTCGGCTTAGGCGGAGCAGGACAAACGCCTCTATCTTGGCAGGGAAAAGAAGGGGATGCAGTCGCAATAATTGAAAAAGCGATCGCATTAGGTATTCGTTATTTTGATACTGCGGCAAATTACGGTCCGAGTGAAGATTATTTTGGTAAAGTCTTGCCATCTTACCGAAAAAATATATTTCTTGCTAGTAAAACAGATGCTAGAGATCGAGATGGTGCATGGCGTGAATTGGAGCGATCGCTCAAACGTCTCAATACAGATCGATTAGATTTATGGCAAATGCATCATGTCTCTTTTACTGAAGATTTAGAGACTATTTTCGGCAAAAATGGAGCAATTCAAGCTGTCGAAGAAGCAAAAGCCCAAAAACTCATTCGCTTTGCGGGAATTACCGGGCACCACGATCCTAATATTATTGCTGAAGGTTTGCGCCGCTATTCATTTGACGCGACTCTAATTCCCGTCAACGCAGCAGATAAACACCATCCACGTCCCTTTCTTCCTGTGGTTCTACCAGTTGCAAGGGAGAAAAATGTTGGTGTAATTGCCATGAAAGTTCCGGCTTACGGTCGCTTATTTAAACCTGGTGGGTTAGATGGGATGAATCAAGCATTAGGATATGCTATGTCTCAACCAGGAGTGCATTGTTGTGTTGTGGCAGCAGAAACGATCGCTCAATTAGAAAATAATGTTCGTGTGGCTCAAGCTTTTCAACCTTTATCTAAACAGGAATTAGCGGCGATCGAGCAACGCACTGCTGCTATTTGGGAGGATAATACCTTCTTTCGAGCATGGACGTAA
- a CDS encoding Rab family GTPase has protein sequence MIQKKICMVGAFATGKTSLVAQFVKSIYSEVYHSTVGVKIDKKLVKIGDREVNLILWDIHGEDEFQKLQMSYLRGASGYFLVVDGTRRYTLDKALSLQQRVEETIGKVPFILVLNKSDLTGDWEIEDSVVDSLIQKNWTAIETSAKTATGVEEAFAKLTQQMLEAMDVSPP, from the coding sequence ATGATTCAAAAAAAAATATGTATGGTCGGTGCGTTTGCTACGGGAAAAACGAGTTTAGTAGCGCAATTCGTTAAAAGTATTTACTCAGAAGTATACCATTCTACCGTAGGAGTGAAAATTGATAAGAAACTAGTTAAAATTGGCGATAGAGAGGTCAATCTAATTTTGTGGGATATCCACGGCGAAGACGAGTTTCAGAAATTGCAAATGTCTTATTTAAGAGGTGCATCTGGTTATTTTTTAGTCGTGGATGGAACCCGTCGTTATACTTTAGATAAAGCCTTATCTTTACAACAAAGGGTAGAAGAAACTATTGGTAAAGTTCCTTTTATATTGGTATTGAATAAATCAGATTTAACAGGTGATTGGGAAATAGAGGATTCAGTAGTGGATAGTCTTATACAGAAAAACTGGACGGCGATCGAGACTAGTGCTAAAACGGCTACAGGGGTAGAAGAAGCCTTCGCCAAACTCACACAACAAATGCTGGAGGCAATGGATGTCTCACCTCCCTAG